The genomic region cagcaggcgcattaattgtaattgcgaattacaattaatgaagagagagaatgtcagacgggcacgggggcgtgtccagcggacacggggccgtgcccagccttctgttcagcctataaataggggtgcttggcttcattccatctcatcccttggcacaccacctctctcacacttcatccaccacccaccaccaccataacaccatcatccaccaccatcatccattgtccatcgtagagtgtgtgagtcgtctcgggatccaagattgatcgtaagagttcttgacaatcaaggccatgtttgcctaagtctcttacatcacttggtgaagacaagtgtttagtataatactttttatttttaatcttttgcactttttatttggttttgtattaatgactttaataactagttacttatgttgaaggtgatctttccttatcgtttgtccgtggtgtcttggcgttattttactgtctatataaaataaaagattttcaccattcatatctccacggtatatatggaggtatgttggctacctggtcgggggttaagggaacggtttggtaagggtcttgcccttgttcagcgtttagaggtcctgcttgggacctgggtcaaatttagtaggatctccttcaatgcccataggtattggatggcggggatccaaactctttgaccccctcataagttaactactattaatactataacccggttatttaggactgtatccctgctgactcagactacttagccgagggtaacgtcaccgccgaaagcggggcctaccacaatttgcattaataacttaattcattatctttcaataatccgaccctttaggattgtatccttgctgactcaaactactgggttgagggtaacgtcgccttcaaaagaggggcctactacaataactaagataatctcttaaacaagtgcaaaagtgcgaaaataatcaaaggttatactaatacacgtgtcggatccaagtgattcatcttgtctatctgtttttattttattttatttttcagcatttagttagtttttcttagtttaaaacatttttctcactttttgatttgattagacgttgaggataaaccggtattaaaagctcttgtgtccttggacgacctcggtatcttaccaacactatactacgtccacgatgggtgcgcttacccatatgtgtgtttagtgttagtgaatatcgtgttttataaatttaaaacttggctaaaagtgtaaaaaggggcttaaatatacatctaaattatattacactacacacgcatcaattggcgacagttccgctcagtggagggaattggtgaacatttgaagaTAAATTCTACTCAATGGAGAGAATTTGTTCTGTGaaattgacgacagtttctttgaagtggagagaatctgttaaggtttagagattttaccaaagaaatggggggataaaaatttttcaaatgttgaatttcttcgataaatttctaaacgcaatcacaggtggtagagtttttTATTTTCTGGTGATACAGACGGTTcggcgtggaatgttttgcacagacacatatttgaggattttaattaattctccagccagcatgaagggttttgcacggaaacatacaggtatctaaagtcgacagtAGTTTCAAAGCGATGTTCACTGAAGACCTGGGGGAATCTTTATGAAAGCTGATAGTTCAAAGCTGAAGACCTGTAGGATTCGGtttgggtttgatgtttctttgggattttacatggatctgggggtaactcaattcgttgagtttgcaaccaatgtacttggtcaagctgacttcctgagtactgatgctgaagatccgtagtgcattacatggtcaacttcacaaaggtgagacaatgagatctggatgtagttcaactaagcgtgcTGTTTGGTTGAGCAtgcaagggatacacttggtctagctgactttcctgagtgttgatgctgaagattaaagtgcattacttggtcgattccacaaagacggtttacagaagacagttcaccagaaatctctaccaatgtagtatgcttgaatgaAATAAAGCTCTTATGACAGAAATCTCTaccaagacttgatgcagttctTAAAGattggaacccttatcaaatgccggttggagtattggaagatcagcagaagatcggtcaattgaggaaattgcacaacacccaacacggatacgcgtactttaagGGGGAAATATTATTCAAGGAAcgtcaagatactacttacctggatcatcggtcaagggggaatttgtaaacacagagaagatgaatacttgactgaagatcgattgcagttgcattttcagcattcgacaacaacagacaagggggaatttgttgatgcaaaTTTTTGTGTctgatgcttgtcgaatagattagatttattttatgctgaatatGTAagagttagtgaaacggtcaaacgaatgtgtattgacccgctcgtttgaagtggtcaaacgagagggttatgtgtttgaccgtgtgtgtttgctagacaagtgggtgtgggtataaataccaacccctTGTTCATTTGAGTGAGAGATAGAGAGTTAGAGTGAGGGAGTTCATTGTGAGAGTTCTCAGTGAGTTTTGTGGtttgggggagagatcaccacttggtctctccccggatgtatactcctttggtattagttcggttatcttGTAATCAGGCCGATTTGTAATGTTATAGTACCGATTAATACAAAGAAATTGTGTTTATCCATCTTTAATCTCTCTCGTCTTGAACTAATCTCACACTAATCACGGTTTCAGTCACGAAACACGGTCCTACAAACCCAATAGAAAGCTAATTATCACTTAATTATTCACATGAAAATTCAGATTAATATCTTCTTGTTTGATTAATGTATAAATGCTTATTGATACCATTAGGATGAACTTCCTTAAGTATTTATGCTTATTTCAAATCACATATAGTTTTTTAGTTCACATGTTCACTAACATTTATAAAGTGTTTATAAAGATTTAAAGTGTTAAATTGAAAATGGGTAAGTGTTCAAAATTATGAGTGCAGTGACTTTAAATAATAAGTCACGAGATGGAGCTGATCCATAGCTGGACCATTACCTTTATTTTCTAAAGCtggtaaggtttttttttttctttttttttttaaacggccaacgaatccttcaAATAAGCTACTGGGGAAATTAACCACATCGGGATACATTTGTCTCCGAACCGAAGAAAACTCTCACCTAGGGTCGAAACCCGTGAAAACTCGTCCGAAGACACAGCAGTGCAGTAAGGTAAAACACGCTCAGTTGAACGAATTAACGATCTCCACCAATTTGTCTAGTCTATCATCATCACCAGATGCCGCAAAAAATAATGTATTTAAAGCTGGTAAGTGGTATTTGAGTTTGACATTTGACTTATATGTGTTTGAGAATAAAAGATGCATGTCTTTTTAACTTTCCTTTTATAAAATAATGTAAGTTTTTCTTTTTGATTAATGGGATAATAGAGTACCTTTAAATTAAATAGTCATTACCGCACTTTAATTATCAAATTTGGGTTGTGTCGATTTTGTTAATTCTATTACGGGTAACTTTGTTTTCTCGGGGCTACGGGATGTTGCCTTAGCAGCGAAACTGAAGTGGTTAAAAGGTAGGATTCGGTTGTGGGTGAATGCGGTTCGTAAGCGTAGAGAGGAAAAGTGCTCGGAATGTAAAAAATGGTGGCAGAGTTGGAAGAAAAAGCGGAGACACGTGCCTTGATAGATTCCGAGCTACATTCTAGAGCAACTGCGAGAAAGATTTTGCTTGAAGAAGAGCGTTTAAAAGCACAAGATGATCAACAAAAATCGAGGCTTAGATGGGCTTTGGATGGGGATGAGAATTCCAAGTATTTCCATGGGGTTATAAAACTAAATTCAGCAACTAATAAGATTCATGGTGTTAAATGTGAGGGGGTATGGGTTACGGATCCGACTCAAGTAAAGGATAATATTCTGGGGTTCTTTTCTGATAAATTCAGTTCGTGTGGTGGGACTCAGCCGAGTTTTTATTGTCCAAATATTAATACACTTTCAGGAGCTGATGTCGAGTCTTTGGATGCGCCTTTTTCCATGGAAGAAATTACGCAAGCAGTTTGGGATTGTGATGGTGGCAAGGTGCCGGGGCCGGACGGCTGCTGGACGGCTTTAATTTCACTTTTATTCGTAAAAAATTCTGGGCCATTTTGAAGCATGATTTTTTGAATCTTTTTGAGGAGTTTTATGCGAATGGGTCTATTCGAGATGGGTGTTTCTCGGCATTTATTGCTTTAATACCGAAGGGTCGGGATCAGGCAACATTGTCGGATTACCGCCCTATAAGCTTGGTGGGGGTTATAAACAAGGTCTTATCCAAGGTATTAGTGCTCCGGTTGAAATCTATGATGCCACGCCTAGTGTTCGAAGAACAAACCGCTTTTCTAAGTGATCGTAACATACTTGATGGCCCTTTAATCTTGAATGAAACGATTGCTTGGTTGAGGAAATCGAAGTTGAGTGGTTTATTTTTTAAATTCGACATTGAAAAACTTATGATTCATTGCGTTGGGATTTTTTGGAAGACATTATGGCGCAAATGAATTTTTCATCAAAGTGGCGGGGATGGGTTATGTCTATTATCCGGAATTCTCGTGCCTCGGTCTTGGTTAATGGGTCGCCCTCATGTGAGTTTTCTTGTCAGCGTGGTCTTCGCCCAGGAGACCCACTTTCTCCTTTCTTATTTATTCTTGCTATGGACGGTCTTACTCGGATTATGAGGCGAGCATGTGAGCTGGGTGTTTTTCACGGTATTAGAGTGGGTGGAACGGGTCCTCTAATCTCACATTTCATGTATGCTGACGATGTGGTATTTTGTGGGGAGTGGTCTATAGCTAACGCTATTAATCTCAGACGACTACTAAGGGGCTTCTTTTTGATATCCTGGTTGAAGATCAGCTCCAAAAAGAGTAGTGTGTTTGGTATTGGAGTGGGGGAATGTGACATCGTTGATATGGCTAGGCTCCTTAAATGCTCACGGGGTCGGTTTCCTTTTACTCACCTAGGTGTGCCGATTGCGTCTAACATGAACTTAGTTAGAAGTTGGGACCCGGTTCTTGAGAAGTTTCAAAAGCGGTTGTCGGCTTGGAAGTCTAAGTGCCTTTCGTATGGTGGTCGGATAACGTTGCTTAAATCCATTTTAAGTTCTCTTCCATTGTATTTCTTCTCCTTGTTTAGAGCCCCGATTCAAGTTATTAATACTCTTCGGAAGCTGCGTAGGAAAGTCTTTTGGGGAGGGGTGGAAGCGGTTGATAGAATGAGTTGGTTAGCGTGGGATAAGGTGGTTGCTCCGACTAAATATGGTGGTGTGGGTTTGGGTTCTCTTAGAGATGCGAACCTAAGTTTATTATCCAAGTGGTGGTGGCGGTTTAAAGTGAGCCAAGACTCCCTATGGCGAAAGGTGATATGGTCCATTCATGGAAGTGGTCGGGGTTGGACTTACATTCCGGTGAAATTGACACTAGGCGGTATGTGGAAACAAATAGCGAGTGTCCCGGATATTTTGGAGAATATTAGTTCCGGACCTAATCTTTTTGTTAATGGGAATGTTAAAAGTGGTCATAGTGTTTTTTTCTGGTCTGATTGGTGGGTCTCGGACAATACCTTACAAAGAAAGTTCCCTTTATTATTTGCATTGGAAAAGAAGCGTTGTTGTTTGGTGTCTGATCGGCTCCTCCTATCAGCAGAGCAGCTGCAGTTTGCTTGGGACTGGAAACGGTCTTCGTTCACAGCAGCGGAGCAGATACAATATGATGCACTTATCTCTTTGGTTTCTAATGTGAATTTATCCCCTGGAGTTGATTCTTGGACCTGGTCGGCGGGTGGGGAAATTGGTTTCTCGGTGCGTAATGTGAAGGAGTAGATTTTTGACGCAACTAATGTTCTTCCGGTTTCAACTTTTGAGTGGTGTAATTGGGTTCCTAAGAAGGTTGGGATGGTTGCGTGGTGTGTATTTCATTACCGGCTTCCAACTGCAGATGCTTTGGCACGGCGAAACATTCCGGTAATCACAGAGGTGTGTAGTATTTGTGAGACTAATATTGAATCGGTTGATCATTTGTTTCCAGGATGTCCGAAGTTTATGGATGTGTGGCAACTTGTTTTTTCATGGTGTCGTGTTCCGAATTTCTTTGCCTTCCATGCTCGTGATTTACTATCCTACCATCTGACGGCAAAGAGTGGGGCTCGTGTGAGGAAAGCGTTTTATGCGGTTGTGTTGACGACTTTTTGGAGTATATGGAGAGCTAGGAACGATCACATATTCAATCATAAACAAGTGTCGGTCCGGAAAATTATGGAGGAAATCAAGGTCATGAGTTACTTGTGGGTGGTAAACCGTTCAAGAATGACAGATATGTCTTGGGATTCTTGGGGTAGATTTGACGCAATAAAAATGAGGTAGTTGGGGGGTTTTTTGTTACGGTTTTTGGCCGGTTATATTTTTTCTCTTCGGGTTGTAGTTTCGGACAATGTATTCCCGATTTTGCTTGCTAGCATCTTGCTAGTTTTATAAATATGTTTTGTtgaccgtttaaaaaaaaaaaaattggtcaaCACCACCCCCGCCATCACCCTTCTCTTTGTTATAAATCTATTAATAACATTGAATTCATATTTCCCTTGAGTAATTACATTGTAGTTAATATCTAATGTGACATAATAAAACTTAAAGTAAGAAGTCCTCAGATATCTTTATTTTATGATCAACTTTGTTTATAGGTATATAATAGAAAAACTTAATATTATGATGATATATTTCAAAACTTAGATATAAAATATCTCGAaacttaaattaattaaaaagtataaaatacatgtattttttttttgtctaattGTAGTTCTTATTATTTTAGTAGatgtttttattttaataatactTAAAAGAGTTATACCAATGGATTTTTAAAGGTTTACTAATTTAGGTGTATTAAATAAGATAATATGAAGCTGTTATCACCGATATCCATTTTTCCTAGAAAATTTACAATTATTGATATACATGTtgcatttatttattttgttaaataaatATTTTCTTTCCGTTACGTTTACATTTAGACGTTTTTATTTAACCTTACGGCTTGCTTACTTAAATTGGactaaaaatgtttcttctatCGTCGTGTCGTTTCGATGTCATTTTTTTACATAGGTTTTGTTATTGtttcgacttagttattcttttctctATGACAACATTTTATGTTTTGATCTAAATTTGGCGAGATATCATCCCGTACCATGTGTGTGGCTCAACATCTTTACGTCTATTTTTTGTTTTGTCTGGTTTGACAGTACTGTCGCAATGCACGAGTCCTAAAaactcatatatataatttaatactTTCTTATCACTCACAAAAtcactattatttttttttactttttaacccTTAATCCTTATACTTGTATATACTAAAATATAACTGGCTTATTATAATTAGCACTTTAATTATAAATAGTAAAACAAAAATCCAATATCAATTAAAACAGAAACACTACACGAGATAGAATGAATAAACTTGCTTGactttttttattataaaataaagcACACCATTATAAAAAACCCTAAATAATTCATATACTAACTCAACATCTTGGAAAACAAGAAATATACACCATTTAAATAGGAAACTAAATAATGACTTGTATTTTTAtccaaaataatataaataagacTTACTAGTTAACCCCTCTAACCATTAAATTATAACAAGAACATGCCAACATGGTTAAGTTTGGTGTGCTGTGGTTAGACTAAGAAAAACTTCCAAAGGCATTGggatatatattaaaaaaacttcaaaaggcattggGATATCATACTTGCAAAGTGTACTCGAGAAAACACAGTTGTCTTGTTTCTCAAATTTCCATTAAATTATTTATATTAATCTTTATTTAATTGAAGACTTTATCATTTGTTTAAGGATAGAATGAAGTATAGAATCCAGAGATTGCGGTCAGTGGTGACAAATAACCAATAAAACCCCCTAAGGTAAATGATGTATCTGTATATAGTTTTTAGTTCCAGTTGTTTAAATACAATTGTAACACATAagaccagtggcgaagcttgaatttTTTGGCCGaggggcgaaaacgtatatacccaaaaaattctatagaaccgggggggcgaaaacgtatatacccacaaacttctatacgaaaactacatatataacactactgagcgaaaaattcgggggggcgggcgcccctccccgcccctctTATCCTTCGCCCCTGCATAAGACTAACTTGACCAAATTAACAAGTCGAAGTATTAACGTGAAATGTTATACTTGAGTACTTATGTTCTAGTACTTCACTATCTCTAAAACTAGGTTCAACCTGTTAAATTTTTGCAATCACAAATTATGTGCATTGCTCTATAAACAATGTTATCAAGTATGCATTATAGGTCATTCAACATTTAACCATTCTGCTAAACAGCATGGAGAACATGGCGGGAGTCATGGCCTGTCACGAGGGCCGTGGAAAAACGGAACACCACACCCCTCATGAACCATGCATGGTTAGCGTGGATATACCCATACAGACCATGAGTCACGTTCCAAAATTTTAGGTGCTTTGGACCATTGTACAACAATCgattaattttttttacctattttctatttatttaaacacaTTCCACTCATTTTTTAACATCACAGATATCTCATTCTCTCTACATTATCTTATATGATATtgaataaagggtggttcctaacgtgaaaatattggtaatggcaTTGAATTATGGTAATGGCATCGTGAAAATATTTTCTTTCCGTTACATTTACATTTAGACGTTTTTATTTAACCTTACGGCTTGCTTACTTAAATTGGactaaaaatgtttcttctatCGTCGTGTCGTTTAGATGTCATTTTTTACATAGGTTTTGTTATTGTTtggacttagttattcttttctctATGACAACATTTTATGTTTTGATCTAAATTTGGCGAGATATCATCCCGTACCATGTGTGTGGCTCAACATCTTTACGTCTATTTTTTGTTTTGTCTGGTTTGACAGTACTGTCGCAATGCACGAGTCCTAAAaactcatatatataatttaatactTTCTTATCACTCACAAAATCActattatttttttactttttaacccTTAATCCTTATACTTGTATATACTAAAATATAACTGGCTTATTATAATTAACACTTTAATTATAAATAGTAAAACAAAAATCCAATATCAATTAAAACAGAAACACTACACGAGATAGAATGAATAAACTCGCTTGactttttttattataaaataaagcACACCATTATAAAAAACCCTAAATAATTCATATACTAACTCAACATCttgaaaaacaataaatataCACCATTTAAATAGGAAACTAAATAATGACTCTTGTATTTTTAtccaaaataatataaataagacTTACTAGTTAACGCCTATAACCATTAAATTATAACAAGAACATGCCAACATGGTTAAGTTTGGTGTGCTGTGGTTAGACTAAGAAAAACTTCCAAAGGCATTGggatatatattaaaaaaacttcaaaaggcattggGATATCATACTTGCAAAGTGTACTCGAGAAAACACAGTTGTCTTGTTTCTCAAATTTCCATTAAATTATTTATATTAATCATTTTTTAATTGAAGACTTTATCATTTGTTTTAGGATAGAATGAAGTATAGAATGCAGAGATTGCGGTCAGTGGTGACAAATAACCAATAAAACCCCCTAAGGTAAATGATGTATCTGTATATAGTTTTTAGTTCCACTTGTTTAAATACAATTGTAACACATAAGACTAACTTGACCAAATTAACAAGTCGAAGTATTAAAGtgaagggtggagatacaataggaagtttatttggctaggaaggataggaagtgatcttgaccatccattaagttaatcaagggctaagattaaatcagggaaattgaaagaaagaaaaaaggCGCGTGACTTTGTTCAAatgcattctagtcaatccaagccaatagtttctgtctcctccaattccccccccccccccattttttaaacgttaataactctttcatacaacattatttttttataaaaattgcaccaaaaaaacgagcttttttttatctttaaaacgagtatactattgctatattttaaaaaaaaaattaaacccagttgcgtaaaacgcaatagaaaaaccaccagttacgtaaaacgcaatgaaaaaaaaaacctaaaaaatgacatttttctaaaacgcaatacaccaaaaacataaagaaatgacttatttgtaaaacgcaatggccagaaaacacacagaaatgtcttatttgtaaaacacaatggctagaaaacacataaaaatgtgttctacctaaaacgcaatgcaccaaaaacacaaagaaatgacttatttgtaaaacacaatggccagaatacacttaaaatgtcagttttctaaaacgcaatggactgaaaacacataaaaaagtgttttacctaaaacgcaatgcaccaaaaacacaaagaaatgtcttatatgtaaaacgcaatggccagaaaacacttaaaaatgactcattctaaaacgcaatggactgaaaacacctaaaaaatgtgttttacctaaataagccaatttatggaaaattaATTTAACATTCTAAaactcaaccccagccaggggctctgccccttggaccccgccaggggctgccgcccccggacccccgcaaagatcgtaaaacgcaatgaataaatcaaaaacccagatcgtgaaaatgaaattaaagaatttcttacatggatcgaagccgatttcttcatcaattgatgaaatttgaatgatagaaacacttatcaacgctcgaatcgaacgaatcgagtgattatctccaaaatcaccggaaaaacgatattttttaatgaaattaaactgggtttacTTCAAAAAAAGCTggagaacacgttgatcgggttctgaatcattgattggtgatgaaaatcgcactatattgtagtgattattgagatagaaagtgaagaaatagttgaagatggtgggttttgaaaatggtgggtttttgaatttactgggttttgaaaaaggaagaagaaggagttggattgactaaaataccctttttctttattttaaaatttatcacatgtcataatcctatggcttcctatccttcctagcgaaaattaacttcctatttgatcttttcccttaaCGTGAAATGTTTTACTTGAGTACTTATGTTCTAGTACTTCACTATCTCTAAAACTAGGTTCAACCTGTTAAATTTTTGCAATCACAAATTATGTGCATTGCTCTATAAACAATGTTATCAAGTATGCATTATAGGTCATTCAACATTTAATCATTCTGCTAAACAGCATGGAGAACATGGTGGGAGTCATGGCCTGTCACGAGGGCCGTGGAAAAACGGAACACCACACCCCTCATGAACCATGCATGGTTAGCGTGGATATACCCATACAGACCATGAGTCACGTTCCAAAAATTTAGGTGCTTTGGACCATTGTACAACAATCgattaattttttttacctattttctatttatttaaacacaTTCCACTCATTTTTTAACATCACAGATATCTCATTCTCTCTACATTATCTTATATGATATtgaataaagggtggttcctaaagtgaaaatattggtaacggCATTTTATTATGGTTCTCGCGGTTCTGGCAATAAAGGGGagaaagatccgttaggaaccaccctttattgcgagaaccgtgagaactagtgtgaacacaaacaataatgcctaaaaaaatctaaaaacacccaaaaaaatttttttccattttttttttttgtaaaaatcacTACATTTAGTTTACAATAAAAAGTAttcaaaaaacaaaacaaaaaatttCGAGTCaaagttatccatgcacatgtgcatttgtatcatttctttgacaaattccgtaattcattacaaatattagacaattgcactttcatttacactccCACGTGTattacactactttttacgttaacaatattagaaatgcacatgtgcatctatatgtatcaacatgaaataaggtgttttggtacactactttctcttccatttatcattccatccataatacacaaacatgcatatgtgcatttttgtcattgctttgacaaattccgtaattcattacaactattagacagttgcactttcatttacactaccatgtgtaatacaatactttttacattaccaatattagaaatgcacatgtgcatctatatgtatcaacatgaaataaggtgttttggtacactactttgaatacactttccctttcatctatcataccatccataatataCTACCatttacctcctaccatccataatacaataccattacctcctaccatccataatacaatgccattaccaatattttcactttattatatgtatgtaaacaccatttataccatccaatcagcatattacatcataaattgacaactataaccaaaccatcaaccactagatataactaaccacaaaacatgtatatgggcctacttctccattcaaaatcacaaactttttgtgctaaaacacgttatatcatggttatacctaatgatgcacatgtgcattttgaatattggtaatgtaaaaagtagtgtattacgaatggtattgtaaattaaagtgcaattgtctattcatAATAACGTATTACCAAATTTGTCGATGTagtgatacatatgcacatgtgcatggataactgttactcgaaaaaaaaagtttttttatggtaacgaaatatagcgattttttcaagaaaaatattaataaaaacattttttgagtgcttttttgatttttttagattttattttgtgttcacattggttctcgcggttctcgcaatatatatatatatatatatatatatatatatatatatatatatatatatatatatatatataggtagaggttcatgtaaaaaaaaaggttttttgtgagaaaggtaagaaagaatctacaccattagatctttgatctaatagTTGAGATCA from Helianthus annuus cultivar XRQ/B chromosome 10, HanXRQr2.0-SUNRISE, whole genome shotgun sequence harbors:
- the LOC110881378 gene encoding uncharacterized protein LOC110881378, producing MAQMNFSSKWRGWVMSIIRNSRASVLVNGSPSCEFSCQRGLRPGDPLSPFLFILAMDGLTRIMRRACELGVFHGIRVGGTGPLISHFMYADDVVFCGEWSIANAINLRRLLRGFFLISWLKISSKKSSVFGIGVGECDIVDMARLLKCSRGRFPFTHLGVPIASNMNLVRSWDPVLEKFQKRLSAWKSKCLSYGGRITLLKSILSSLPLYFFSLFRAPIQVINTLRKLRRKVFWGGVEAVDRMSWLAWDKVVAPTKYGGVGLGSLRDANLSLLSKWWWRFKVSQDSLWRKVIWSIHGSGRGWTYIPVKLTLGGMWKQIASVPDILENISSGPNLFVNGNVKSGHSVFFWSDWWVSDNTLQRKFPLLFALEKKRCCLVSDRLLLSAEQLQFAWDWKRSSFTAAEQIQYDALISLVSNVNLSPGVDSWTWSAGGEIGFSVRNVKE
- the LOC110881377 gene encoding uncharacterized protein LOC110881377, translating into MVAWCVFHYRLPTADALARRNIPVITEVCSICETNIESVDHLFPGCPKFMDVWQLVFSWCRVPNFFAFHARDLLSYHLTAKSGARVRKAFYAVVLTTFWSIWRARNDHIFNHKQVSVRKIMEEIKVMSYLWVVNRSRMTDMSWDSWGRFDAIKMR